In Desulfocurvus vexinensis DSM 17965, a single window of DNA contains:
- a CDS encoding HD domain-containing phosphohydrolase: protein MPSSCPAPDGAELVRELLAINEELSRLKDLDAILDRILTESRRIAGADAGTIYLVEDGRLRFGYVHNDTFIRQGDVTKDIYADFTLPIDGTSIVGHVAATGQPLDIANAYAMPADSPVAFNPSFDRKTGYHTTSMLTLPVKTSQGTVSGVIQLINAKDDAGRAVPFPQDARVVLPLLANAASVAIERAIMTRELILRMMQMAELRDPSETGAHVTRVGAYSAEIYHKYALMQGIGEHERKKTKDLIRVAAMLHDVGKVGISDKILKKPARLEPEEFAVMQMHTVFGTRLFQNSTSELDAMSGSIALNHHEKWNGTGYPGRLADLAAAQGPGQPKAGAEIPLEARIVALADVFDALGSRRSYKPPWPDEKILDLLHTERGAHFDPDVVDAFLDIFDVIAAIRDKYAEDQPGPDAGTGTDAGTGS, encoded by the coding sequence ATGCCATCCTCCTGCCCCGCCCCGGACGGCGCCGAGCTGGTCCGCGAGCTGCTGGCCATCAACGAAGAACTGAGCCGCCTCAAGGACCTGGACGCCATCCTGGACCGCATCCTCACCGAGTCGCGGCGCATTGCGGGCGCCGACGCGGGCACCATCTACCTCGTGGAGGACGGCCGCCTGCGCTTCGGCTACGTGCACAACGACACCTTCATCCGCCAGGGCGACGTCACCAAGGACATCTACGCCGACTTCACCCTGCCCATCGACGGCACGTCCATCGTCGGGCACGTGGCCGCCACCGGCCAGCCCCTGGACATCGCCAACGCCTACGCCATGCCTGCGGACTCCCCGGTGGCCTTCAACCCCAGCTTCGACCGCAAGACGGGCTACCACACCACCTCCATGCTGACTCTGCCCGTCAAGACCTCCCAGGGCACGGTGTCGGGGGTCATCCAGCTCATCAACGCCAAGGACGACGCCGGGCGCGCGGTGCCCTTCCCGCAGGACGCGCGCGTGGTGCTGCCGCTGCTGGCCAACGCGGCCTCGGTGGCCATCGAGCGGGCCATAATGACCCGCGAGCTGATCCTGCGCATGATGCAGATGGCCGAGCTGCGCGACCCCTCGGAAACCGGGGCCCACGTCACCCGCGTGGGGGCCTATTCGGCGGAGATCTACCACAAATACGCCCTGATGCAAGGCATCGGCGAGCACGAGCGCAAGAAGACCAAGGACCTGATCCGCGTGGCGGCCATGCTGCACGACGTGGGCAAGGTGGGCATCTCGGACAAGATTCTCAAGAAACCCGCCCGGCTGGAACCCGAAGAGTTCGCCGTGATGCAGATGCACACGGTCTTCGGAACCCGGCTGTTCCAGAACTCCACCTCGGAGCTGGACGCCATGTCCGGCAGCATCGCCCTGAACCACCACGAGAAGTGGAACGGCACGGGCTACCCCGGGCGGCTGGCCGACCTGGCCGCGGCCCAGGGCCCGGGCCAGCCCAAGGCCGGGGCGGAAATTCCCCTTGAGGCACGCATCGTGGCCCTGGCCGACGTATTCGACGCCCTGGGCTCGCGGCGCTCCTACAAGCCACCGTGGCCCGACGAGAAAATCCTCGACCTGCTGCACACGGAGCGCGGCGCGCACTTCGACCCCGACGTGGTGGACGCCTTCCTGGACATCTTCGACGTCATCGCCGCCATCCGCGACAAGTACGCCGAAGACCAGCCCGGGCCGGACGCGGGCACGGGCACGGACGCGGGCACGGGAAGCTGA